The DNA sequence GATGGCCTCCTCCAGGGCAAGGCGCTGCTTTTGCTTCCGGATGTAAGGATCGTTCATGTCGATAAGCTTGCCCATTTCCAGGTCCATGTTCCGGAGCATGCCGATAAAGCGCTTTCCGGCATCCTCACCGGGACCGGCAAACAGGTTGGCGATGATTTCCTGCTGCGCCTGCAAGTCGGCGTTTTTCATCACGCCACTGATCTGTTGCAGGGCGTCCATTGTCGTCATGGCCCCGCCCTTGATCCTGGCAGACATGGCATTGACATCCACCCCCAGTTTTTGCAGGCTGTCCCTGGTCGCTTTCGGGAGTTCCTTCAGCCGCAGGTTGGCTTCCTTGATGGAGTCTATGGCCTTGTCCTGATAGATCCCCTCCCGGAAGGACTTCACGATCAGGGCCCCCGACTGCTCGGCATTCAGTCCTGCCGCCTTCAGCTGGGTGGAGTATTCCTTGATCCAGTCCAGGTCAGCATTGCCTCCGGTAGCCAGCAGCACATCCTCAATCACCTTGGCGGCCTCCATGCCTGTGATGCCAAATTCCTTTGACATGGCATTGGTAGCCTCCCTGACCTCCTTGGCTTCCTTTCCGAACACCGAGCTGATACCCATCACCTTGGCCGTGAGGTCGTCCAGCTCCTGCCCGGTCACCTGGAAGAGCAGGCGCACCTGGGTTTGCTGCTCCCGGGCTTCCTTGCTCACCTTTACAAGGTGCTGCCCCAGCTTGTAGATACCTGTCACCAGCGTGACCACCGCCGCTGCCGCTGCCAGGTAGGGGTTGGAGAGCATAGGCCCCAACTGGTCCATAAAGGGCACCTTGCTGGAGATGGCCTCATAGAGTTGCATATTCTGAAGGGAAAAGGCTTTCAGCCCCTGGCTGGCCTCCTGTGTTCCGGAGCGGAAGCGGGAGAAGAGCCCCTTCGTCTTGGTTTTCAGGCTTTCGGTAGCGGTTTCCACCTTCCGGAACTGTTTCCGGATGCCGTCCAGCCCTTGTGAAAAGCTGTCCTTGATGTTGAA is a window from the Limibacter armeniacum genome containing:
- a CDS encoding phage tail tape measure protein, which codes for MGSLIDIGIRFNIKDSFSQGLDGIRKQFRKVETATESLKTKTKGLFSRFRSGTQEASQGLKAFSLQNMQLYEAISSKVPFMDQLGPMLSNPYLAAAAAVVTLVTGIYKLGQHLVKVSKEAREQQTQVRLLFQVTGQELDDLTAKVMGISSVFGKEAKEVREATNAMSKEFGITGMEAAKVIEDVLLATGGNADLDWIKEYSTQLKAAGLNAEQSGALIVKSFREGIYQDKAIDSIKEANLRLKELPKATRDSLQKLGVDVNAMSARIKGGAMTTMDALQQISGVMKNADLQAQQEIIANLFAGPGEDAGKRFIGMLRNMDLEMGKLIDMNDPYIRKQKQRLALEEAINKEVLKFSGTFSAVGNFFDTLTLKARLLFYQTINQAMAFINAHAEQFRITWEYIKAAIAPVGLVLKVAIWAVMQSIKAVAKELYMVWMLWTSALKGIGKLWDWLGGKVSEFWQKIGGKALVDRLFGEGSTWDRMKSKILSSIQAVTGAAKTAFEIVNNLLAGDFDLASANWDKLKKDFSSDLAGKKEIIQVKTTDTPKASNPEADSTMAGGGTATPVTPPTPEASNSFGGSGSGAGRSITVNLGALAQNVTIHVKNSIAEAEDLESQLSELLTRVVRNAETAY